In Anaerolineales bacterium, the following proteins share a genomic window:
- a CDS encoding phospholipase D family protein, with amino-acid sequence MSKISFLINQDIWENIPKIIKASKRSDVVVAYLGTDGSKLLPLKKGDRLVVDMSIATVKSGATNPHEVEKLIKRGVQVFTRRNLHAKIIATDKELLTGSANVSKNSRDVLEEAAVLTDDKIACQRARSFINRICTEPVLPEYLKECKKSYKPPRITGKGTEAKATSRRTKHAKLRIVSLIDYADFPESEIEDYENSEKKANKFIKDKKRSVLKTFNWPHRPKWADDLEQGDWFIECIKHSDKSISVYPPSQLILLDHYIRDTKTGKERYVFHLEAPKGGQKMDWKIFRRKLNKILSTNKKKPPTMAIRDTQQADELLRLWTPKGRKARKIK; translated from the coding sequence ATGAGCAAAATAAGTTTCTTAATCAACCAAGACATTTGGGAAAATATTCCAAAAATCATCAAGGCATCGAAGCGTTCAGATGTCGTTGTAGCCTATTTGGGCACAGACGGCTCAAAACTTCTTCCTCTGAAAAAAGGCGATAGATTAGTTGTGGATATGAGCATTGCTACCGTGAAGTCAGGAGCGACAAATCCGCATGAAGTTGAAAAATTGATAAAACGCGGGGTTCAGGTCTTCACAAGAAGAAACCTTCACGCAAAAATTATCGCGACTGACAAAGAACTTCTTACAGGCTCAGCAAACGTATCTAAAAACTCACGCGACGTGTTGGAAGAAGCCGCCGTTCTTACAGACGATAAAATTGCCTGTCAACGGGCTAGGAGTTTCATCAATCGGATATGCACCGAGCCCGTTCTGCCTGAATATCTCAAAGAATGCAAAAAATCCTATAAACCGCCGAGAATAACGGGAAAAGGCACTGAAGCGAAAGCAACATCAAGGAGAACGAAACATGCAAAATTGCGTATCGTAAGCCTTATTGACTACGCAGATTTTCCTGAGTCCGAAATAGAAGATTATGAAAACAGTGAAAAGAAAGCAAACAAGTTTATAAAAGACAAAAAACGATCCGTACTAAAAACTTTTAATTGGCCCCACCGACCCAAATGGGCTGATGATCTTGAACAAGGAGATTGGTTTATCGAATGCATCAAACATAGCGACAAATCCATCTCTGTGTATCCACCATCTCAATTGATATTACTCGATCATTACATCCGCGACACAAAAACTGGCAAAGAAAGATATGTTTTTCACCTAGAAGCGCCAAAGGGTGGGCAGAAAATGGATTGGAAAATTTTCCGTAGAAAATTGAATAAAATACTTTCTACGAACAAGAAAAAACCACCTACAATGGCTATTAGAGATACTCAACAAGCAGATGAACTATTACGATTATGGACACCTAAAGGACGAAAAGCAAGGAAAATTAAATGA
- a CDS encoding hydroxymethylglutaryl-CoA reductase, degradative, with protein sequence MTTSRIPGFYNLTLAERRAKLADAAGLSPFELTPFTSPLASDVASHMVENAVGTFSLPLGIALNFIVNGRDVLIPMVIEEPSVVAGVSFMAKLARAGGGFTATSTEPLMIGQLQVLDVEEAEKAAERILAHKAELLTFVDAAESSLKSRGGGARDLEVRIIPESPIGKFIVVHLIYDVRDAMGANAVNTACERLAPRIEAITGGRVHLKILSNLTDRRTAKATCKIPVKELEFVGAGLAPAQGDREGRPYAGESVRDGIIAAYAFAAADPYRAATHNKGIMNGVDAVVIATGNDWRAIEAGAHAYAARSGKYTSLSVWSKDGEGNLVGELEMPLAVGIVGGATKVHPAAQAAIKLMNVKSAGELAEIIVSVGLAQNLAALRALATEGIQRGHMSLHARQVAIAAGATGELIERVASQLAAEKNVRVDRAKEILKEMA encoded by the coding sequence ATGACTACCTCACGCATCCCCGGCTTCTACAATTTGACTCTCGCAGAGCGACGCGCCAAACTAGCGGACGCGGCGGGTCTTTCGCCCTTTGAGCTGACTCCGTTTACCAGCCCTCTCGCATCTGACGTCGCTTCGCACATGGTCGAAAACGCCGTAGGGACATTTTCCCTCCCCCTCGGCATCGCGCTCAACTTCATCGTCAACGGACGCGATGTACTCATCCCAATGGTTATCGAAGAGCCGTCTGTTGTGGCGGGCGTTTCGTTCATGGCGAAACTTGCTCGCGCGGGCGGAGGATTCACCGCCACAAGTACCGAGCCGCTAATGATCGGCCAACTGCAAGTGTTGGATGTCGAAGAGGCGGAAAAAGCCGCCGAGCGGATTTTGGCGCACAAAGCCGAACTGTTGACGTTTGTTGACGCCGCCGAATCAAGCCTAAAGTCCAGAGGCGGAGGCGCACGTGATCTCGAAGTCCGCATCATCCCAGAATCCCCCATCGGAAAATTTATCGTCGTGCATCTCATCTACGACGTGCGCGACGCGATGGGCGCGAACGCGGTCAACACGGCGTGCGAGCGTCTCGCGCCGAGAATCGAAGCCATCACGGGCGGACGCGTCCATTTGAAAATTCTCTCCAACCTGACGGACAGGCGGACGGCAAAGGCAACATGCAAGATTCCCGTGAAGGAATTGGAATTCGTAGGGGCTGGGCTTGCCCCCGCCCAGGGCGACCGCGAAGGTCGCCCCTACGCGGGCGAATCGGTTCGAGATGGAATCATCGCCGCTTACGCCTTCGCCGCCGCAGACCCCTACCGAGCCGCGACCCACAACAAAGGAATCATGAACGGCGTGGACGCGGTCGTCATCGCTACTGGCAACGACTGGCGCGCCATCGAAGCGGGCGCGCACGCCTACGCGGCTCGTTCAGGGAAGTACACTTCGCTGTCGGTGTGGAGCAAAGACGGCGAAGGGAATCTGGTCGGCGAGTTGGAAATGCCGCTGGCGGTGGGAATCGTCGGCGGAGCGACCAAGGTCCACCCTGCCGCGCAAGCCGCAATCAAGTTGATGAACGTGAAATCTGCTGGCGAGTTAGCCGAGATCATCGTCTCGGTGGGACTGGCGCAAAATCTGGCGGCTTTGCGCGCCCTCGCCACCGAAGGCATCCAGCGCGGACACATGTCGCTGCACGCACGGCAGGTCGCCATCGCCGCAGGCGCGACGGGTGAATTGATCGAAAGAGTGGCGAGCCAATTGGCGGCGGAAAAAAATGTGCGGGTTGACCGTGCAAAAGAAATTTTGAAGGAGATGGCGTAG
- a CDS encoding GAF domain-containing protein, which yields MLLTREQLQERLIALHQASLELVKDVSLERLLERIAKTACEQADADFAALGVLGMDGSLEKFITVGMTDEEVKRIDHPPVGRGLIGELMNTKVPLRIPRVSDHPKSVGFPKYHPIMIPFLGVPVRTSEGQLGQIYLTKKENAPSFTEDDEKIIQMLAAYAAVVIQNAHMVEQMRERDLALTRRNVDMSLLNGIASALTSSLELDETLNKTLALVMDYMGVEAGEIFLLEDDKITLRMVLHRGGSAEAFWTRDLFKMGDGYIGLVAETRKPILSTNLNGDVRFLREAVIKAGFNQIACIPLLSGENLMGVMSVAARSKEPIEDRSVEMMAAVGNWAGLAIENARLHTNARRLAVLEERDRIGMDLHDGVIQSIYGLGLSLENVLLSLNEDSVEAKQRIQGTIDGLNQVIRDLRSYILDLKPRQMGDDGLVGGIKRLIAEFKANTAAEVKLVSPEKWLKDLPESHSLALFHICQEALANAAKHAKAKNVQVVLWKTKERALLEVRDDGAGFDTEKTSANIGHGLTNMQARVQSIGGDVEILSRVNDGTIVFAWVPRPLPLESNKSTIL from the coding sequence ATGTTGCTGACGCGTGAACAACTTCAGGAGCGGTTGATCGCTCTGCATCAAGCCAGCCTTGAATTGGTGAAGGATGTTTCGCTGGAGCGATTGCTTGAACGGATCGCGAAAACCGCTTGCGAACAAGCGGACGCGGATTTTGCCGCTTTGGGGGTTTTGGGCATGGACGGTTCACTTGAAAAGTTCATCACGGTGGGGATGACCGACGAAGAGGTCAAGCGAATCGATCATCCGCCGGTGGGGAGGGGTTTGATCGGCGAGTTGATGAACACGAAGGTTCCGTTGCGAATCCCGCGAGTTAGCGATCATCCCAAATCGGTTGGTTTTCCAAAGTATCACCCGATCATGATTCCCTTTTTGGGCGTGCCGGTCCGCACCAGTGAAGGTCAGTTGGGGCAGATCTACCTTACCAAGAAGGAAAATGCGCCGAGTTTCACCGAGGATGATGAAAAGATCATCCAAATGCTGGCGGCGTACGCGGCGGTAGTCATTCAAAATGCCCACATGGTGGAGCAGATGCGCGAGCGCGATCTCGCTCTGACCCGCCGCAACGTGGATATGTCTCTGCTGAACGGCATTGCATCAGCCCTCACCTCGAGTTTGGAACTTGACGAGACGCTGAATAAAACTCTCGCGCTTGTGATGGATTACATGGGGGTGGAGGCGGGCGAGATCTTCCTGTTGGAGGATGACAAGATCACCCTACGCATGGTTTTACACCGTGGAGGGTCGGCGGAAGCCTTTTGGACGCGTGATCTCTTCAAAATGGGGGATGGATACATCGGCCTTGTGGCAGAGACGCGCAAGCCGATACTTAGCACAAATCTTAATGGCGATGTTCGTTTTCTTCGTGAAGCGGTTATAAAAGCGGGTTTTAATCAAATCGCTTGTATTCCCCTGCTTTCCGGCGAAAATTTGATGGGCGTGATGAGCGTTGCGGCGCGTAGTAAGGAACCCATCGAAGACCGAAGCGTGGAAATGATGGCGGCGGTCGGTAACTGGGCGGGGTTAGCGATTGAAAATGCGCGTCTGCATACGAACGCGCGTCGTTTGGCAGTGTTGGAAGAGCGCGACCGCATCGGCATGGACTTGCACGATGGGGTGATCCAGTCCATTTATGGGTTGGGGTTATCGCTTGAAAATGTCCTGCTTTCATTAAATGAAGACTCTGTCGAGGCTAAGCAGAGAATTCAAGGCACGATTGACGGCTTAAATCAAGTGATCCGTGACCTGCGCTCCTATATTTTGGATTTGAAACCTCGTCAAATGGGCGACGACGGCTTGGTTGGCGGCATAAAACGCCTGATCGCTGAGTTCAAAGCCAATACAGCCGCCGAAGTGAAACTAGTGTCTCCGGAAAAATGGCTGAAAGATCTGCCGGAATCCCATTCGCTTGCGCTTTTTCATATCTGTCAGGAGGCGTTAGCGAACGCGGCGAAACATGCCAAGGCAAAAAACGTGCAAGTTGTATTGTGGAAGACGAAAGAACGCGCTCTATTAGAGGTCCGCGACGATGGCGCCGGCTTCGATACGGAAAAAACGAGCGCGAACATTGGACATGGACTGACCAACATGCAAGCGCGCGTGCAATCTATCGGCGGCGATGTTGAAATTTTGTCGCGCGTGAACGATGGAACGATCGTATTTGCATGGGTTCCGCGTCCGCTCCCGCTCGAATCGAATAAATCAACAATTCTTTAA
- the dnaA gene encoding chromosomal replication initiator protein DnaA: MNVVNADQAWQSVLGQLQMEMPRASFDTWVRDTRPVSFHNGMLTIGVRNAYARDWLENRLASTVNRLLGGILNGSVAVSFVVHGSEKEAEAEEPLPSPVEVASAPEQNPRNSTLNPRYIFENFVVGSGNRLAHAACLAVAEKPARAYNPLFLYGGVGLGKTHLLHAIGNACHMRGLSVLYVSSEEFTNDMITAIRTHTTQAFREKYRSIDVLLIDDIQFIAGKESTQEEFFHTFNTLHGQDKQIIVSSDRPPKSLVTLEERLRSRFEWGLTADIQPPDLETRLAILRSKAEKTGRQISDEILESIARRVQSNIRELEGALNRILAYADLSGSSLTPNLVEAALADLLPQHSDIAPAKVIELVAREWQVSVDALIGRDRSRKIAQPRQVAMYLLRKETDASLPQIGDALGGRDHTTVMYAIDKISGEIETKTDLRKRVVNIKQQLYGESAVV; this comes from the coding sequence ATGAACGTAGTGAACGCAGATCAGGCATGGCAATCCGTACTCGGACAACTTCAGATGGAAATGCCGCGCGCCTCGTTTGATACGTGGGTGCGCGATACTCGTCCCGTATCCTTTCACAATGGGATGCTGACCATCGGGGTTCGCAACGCGTACGCGCGCGATTGGCTCGAGAATCGCCTTGCCAGCACGGTCAATCGCTTGCTCGGCGGAATATTGAATGGGAGTGTAGCGGTCAGTTTTGTAGTGCATGGCAGCGAAAAAGAAGCGGAGGCGGAAGAACCGCTTCCTTCGCCGGTGGAAGTTGCCTCGGCTCCCGAACAGAATCCACGAAATTCGACGCTGAACCCGCGTTACATCTTCGAAAATTTCGTAGTCGGCTCCGGGAACCGGCTTGCGCACGCCGCTTGTCTTGCGGTGGCTGAGAAACCCGCCCGAGCCTACAATCCGCTGTTCCTCTATGGGGGAGTTGGGCTTGGCAAAACACACTTGCTTCATGCTATCGGCAATGCTTGTCACATGCGCGGGCTGAGCGTGCTCTATGTTTCCTCTGAAGAATTCACCAACGATATGATCACTGCCATCCGCACGCACACCACGCAGGCGTTCCGTGAGAAATATCGCTCGATTGATGTGCTATTGATTGACGACATCCAATTTATTGCCGGTAAAGAATCCACGCAGGAGGAATTTTTTCACACCTTCAACACCTTGCACGGGCAGGATAAGCAGATCATCGTTTCATCGGATCGCCCGCCGAAATCGCTTGTCACGTTAGAAGAACGCCTCCGCTCCCGGTTCGAGTGGGGACTCACGGCGGATATCCAGCCGCCCGATCTGGAGACGCGGCTCGCCATCCTCCGCTCGAAAGCGGAAAAGACGGGACGGCAAATCTCCGATGAAATTCTCGAAAGCATCGCCCGCCGCGTACAGTCTAACATCCGCGAGTTGGAGGGCGCGCTGAACCGCATCCTAGCATATGCCGACTTGAGCGGCTCATCCCTCACGCCTAACTTGGTGGAAGCCGCGCTGGCGGATTTGTTGCCCCAGCATAGCGACATCGCTCCCGCGAAGGTGATCGAGTTGGTCGCCCGGGAATGGCAGGTTTCAGTGGACGCCCTGATCGGACGCGACCGATCGAGGAAGATCGCGCAGCCGCGTCAGGTGGCGATGTATCTCTTGCGAAAAGAGACGGACGCGTCCCTGCCGCAGATCGGCGACGCGCTCGGGGGGCGCGATCACACGACTGTGATGTACGCGATAGATAAGATTTCAGGCGAGATCGAAACCAAAACGGATTTGCGGAAGCGAGTTGTCAATATCAAACAGCAGTTGTATGGTGAGTCGGCTGTGGTTTGA
- the rpsB gene encoding 30S ribosomal protein S2, with amino-acid sequence MAVISMKALLESGVHFGHRTNKWDPRMKPYIFTERNGIHIIDLQQTSKLLNQAYNVIRDTVANGGTVLFVGTKRQAQETVAEEATRCGMPYVTERWLGGILTNWSTMHDRIQEFERLEKMRDTGELERLTKKEGLLIEREIVRLTTRFSGIRSMKRRPDLLFIIDVGREDSAVHEANLLGIPIVAMVDTNCNPQNVDFVIPSNDDAIRAIKLLVAKVADAVLEGKSVRKEEEPEEAPAEQAKATSDRPSRKAPKVVETDEELGDDALLGEATLAKMSASRASDIAEVAPEAVKEEPTPKAPEEASSEAGE; translated from the coding sequence ATGGCAGTCATTTCAATGAAAGCCCTGCTTGAGAGCGGCGTCCATTTTGGGCATCGCACGAACAAGTGGGACCCGCGCATGAAGCCGTATATTTTTACGGAGCGCAACGGCATTCACATTATTGACCTGCAACAGACATCGAAGTTGTTGAATCAGGCATACAATGTGATCCGCGATACCGTCGCTAACGGCGGAACGGTTTTGTTTGTCGGCACGAAGCGGCAGGCGCAGGAAACGGTGGCGGAAGAAGCCACGCGTTGCGGTATGCCGTACGTGACCGAACGTTGGCTGGGAGGCATCCTCACCAACTGGTCCACGATGCACGACCGCATTCAGGAATTTGAACGGCTCGAGAAGATGCGCGATACCGGCGAGCTCGAACGCTTGACGAAGAAGGAAGGCTTGCTGATCGAACGCGAGATCGTCCGTTTGACGACGCGCTTTTCGGGCATCCGCTCGATGAAGCGCCGCCCGGACTTGCTCTTCATCATTGACGTGGGGCGCGAGGATTCGGCGGTGCATGAGGCGAATTTGCTGGGAATTCCCATCGTTGCCATGGTGGATACGAATTGCAACCCGCAGAATGTGGATTTTGTGATCCCCTCGAACGACGACGCGATCCGTGCCATCAAGTTGCTTGTGGCAAAGGTTGCCGATGCTGTACTCGAGGGCAAGTCTGTTCGGAAGGAAGAAGAACCGGAAGAAGCGCCCGCCGAGCAAGCGAAGGCTACGTCTGATCGTCCTTCGCGCAAGGCTCCTAAAGTCGTTGAGACCGATGAAGAACTGGGCGACGACGCTTTGCTCGGTGAAGCCACGTTGGCAAAGATGAGCGCTTCGCGCGCCTCGGATATTGCGGAAGTCGCGCCGGAGGCTGTAAAAGAGGAACCAACTCCCAAAGCCCCTGAAGAAGCCTCAAGTGAAGCAGGAGAGTAG
- the tsf gene encoding translation elongation factor Ts produces the protein MEITTEMIKELRAATSAGILDCRKALEESGGDFQKAVDWLREKGMATAAKRADREASQGVVELYSHGGGRVGVMVEVNCETDFVARSEKFRELAHELALQIAASAPRYLKAEEIPADVLDHEAEIARARAKEDGKPDNVLEKIVQGRLEKFKDEVVLSRQAYIRDETITVEKLILQTVAAIGESVIVRRFQRWELGESLNN, from the coding sequence ATGGAAATCACGACTGAGATGATCAAAGAACTGCGCGCCGCGACCAGCGCCGGCATTCTCGATTGCCGCAAAGCGCTCGAAGAATCGGGCGGCGACTTTCAAAAGGCGGTGGACTGGCTCCGTGAAAAAGGCATGGCAACCGCCGCGAAGCGCGCAGACCGCGAAGCCTCGCAGGGCGTCGTTGAGTTGTATTCGCACGGCGGCGGACGCGTAGGCGTGATGGTGGAAGTGAACTGTGAAACGGATTTCGTGGCGCGATCGGAAAAATTCCGCGAACTGGCGCATGAACTGGCGTTGCAGATCGCCGCATCGGCGCCGCGCTACCTCAAGGCGGAGGAAATTCCCGCGGACGTGTTGGATCACGAAGCGGAGATCGCCCGCGCCCGAGCCAAAGAAGATGGCAAGCCGGATAATGTGCTTGAAAAGATCGTGCAGGGACGGCTCGAAAAATTCAAGGATGAAGTTGTCCTTTCACGGCAGGCGTATATCCGTGATGAAACGATCACTGTGGAAAAGTTGATCTTGCAGACGGTCGCCGCGATCGGCGAAAGTGTGATCGTGCGACGTTTTCAACGCTGGGAACTTGGCGAGAGTTTGAACAATTAA
- the pyrH gene encoding UMP kinase, whose product MSDIKYKRILLKLSGEALGGKSGFGIDVDEAESIANRIKEVHEMGVEVAIVIGAGNLWRGKQGLERGMDRATADYMGMLATMMNAMVLMDALERAGVYTRVMSAIEMRQIAEPYIRRRAMRHLEKRRVVIFGAGTGNPFFSTDTAAALRATEIEADVVIKATKVDGVYDSDPKKNPDAKKFDELKYIEVINRRLEVMDSTAITLCMENHLPILVVNLWDNHALLAALKGEAVGTLVHG is encoded by the coding sequence ATGAGCGACATCAAGTACAAACGGATCCTCCTCAAGTTGAGCGGGGAGGCGCTGGGCGGCAAATCTGGCTTCGGCATTGATGTGGATGAGGCGGAGTCCATTGCCAACCGCATCAAGGAAGTGCACGAGATGGGCGTGGAAGTGGCGATCGTCATCGGCGCGGGAAACCTGTGGCGAGGCAAACAGGGATTGGAACGCGGCATGGATCGCGCTACCGCCGATTACATGGGCATGCTTGCCACGATGATGAACGCCATGGTGTTGATGGACGCGCTCGAACGCGCCGGCGTATACACGCGCGTGATGTCCGCGATCGAGATGCGTCAGATTGCCGAACCCTACATCCGCCGCCGCGCCATGCGTCACTTGGAAAAGAGGCGGGTGGTCATCTTCGGCGCGGGGACGGGGAATCCGTTCTTCTCGACGGACACCGCCGCCGCGCTACGCGCCACTGAGATCGAAGCGGACGTAGTCATCAAAGCCACAAAAGTGGACGGCGTGTATGACTCGGACCCGAAGAAGAATCCCGATGCCAAGAAATTCGACGAGTTGAAATATATCGAGGTTATCAACCGCAGGCTCGAAGTGATGGATAGCACCGCCATCACGCTGTGTATGGAAAACCATTTGCCCATTCTGGTGGTGAATCTGTGGGACAACCACGCGCTCCTCGCCGCGCTCAAAGGCGAGGCGGTCGGCACGCTGGTGCATGGATAA
- the frr gene encoding ribosome recycling factor, giving the protein MIKDILNSAETRMRGALQVLHDDLAAIRTGRASPGLVEKLPIEYYGAPTPLMQLASISVPEARTITIKPFDASTLKAIEKAIQTSDLRLNPNNDGKVIHLNLPPLNEERRRDLVKVVHHRLEETRVAVRNIRRDAHNDLRDFEKEKLISEDDLERGEEDLQKLTDKYIEEVAVQGKSKEAEIMEV; this is encoded by the coding sequence GTGATCAAAGATATTCTCAATAGCGCCGAAACTCGAATGCGCGGCGCTCTGCAAGTGCTTCACGACGACCTTGCCGCCATCCGCACGGGGCGCGCCAGCCCGGGGCTGGTGGAAAAACTTCCCATCGAATATTACGGGGCGCCAACGCCGCTCATGCAATTGGCTTCGATCAGCGTGCCGGAAGCGCGGACGATCACCATCAAACCGTTCGACGCCTCCACGTTGAAAGCCATCGAAAAAGCGATTCAGACCTCCGACTTGAGGCTGAATCCAAACAATGACGGCAAGGTCATCCACCTCAACCTTCCGCCATTGAACGAGGAACGCCGCCGCGATCTGGTGAAGGTTGTGCATCATCGGCTTGAAGAGACGCGCGTGGCGGTCCGCAACATCCGCCGCGACGCGCACAACGATTTACGCGATTTCGAAAAGGAAAAATTGATCTCGGAAGACGACCTCGAACGCGGTGAGGAAGACCTGCAAAAACTTACCGACAAGTATATTGAAGAGGTCGCCGTGCAAGGTAAGTCCAAAGAAGCCGAGATCATGGAAGTGTAG
- the uppS gene encoding polyprenyl diphosphate synthase produces the protein MPEPPLNIPLDKVPRHVAMIMDGNGRWALSRGLPRLAGHKAGTENLRRVIRASVEFGVKYLTIYAFSTENWGRPPEEVQGLMFILEDVIDRELAELNKEGVQLRHIGRLERLAPNLQEKVLEAIELTKHNDRLVLNVAFNYGGRDEIVNAIQNIMKDGVPPEEVTDELVSRYLYTAGTPDPDLIIRTSGELRVSNFLIWQGAYSEWYVTPKYWPDFDREEYRRALETFASRDRRYGKVSSGEYEASNA, from the coding sequence ATGCCCGAACCCCCACTCAACATCCCTCTTGATAAAGTTCCGCGTCATGTTGCCATGATCATGGATGGCAACGGACGCTGGGCGCTTTCACGCGGACTACCGCGTTTGGCGGGTCACAAAGCCGGCACCGAAAACCTACGGCGCGTCATCCGCGCTTCGGTGGAGTTTGGCGTGAAATATCTCACCATCTACGCCTTCTCGACGGAGAACTGGGGGCGTCCGCCCGAAGAGGTGCAGGGATTGATGTTCATCCTCGAAGATGTGATCGACCGCGAACTTGCTGAATTGAACAAAGAAGGTGTGCAGTTGCGTCACATTGGGCGGCTCGAACGATTGGCTCCCAATTTGCAGGAAAAAGTGCTCGAAGCCATCGAGTTGACCAAACACAACGACCGTCTCGTGTTGAATGTGGCGTTCAATTACGGCGGACGCGACGAGATTGTCAACGCGATCCAAAATATCATGAAGGACGGCGTGCCTCCCGAAGAGGTGACCGATGAACTTGTGAGCCGGTATTTGTACACCGCCGGCACGCCGGACCCTGACCTCATCATCCGCACATCCGGCGAACTGCGGGTGAGCAATTTCCTCATCTGGCAGGGGGCATATTCCGAATGGTACGTCACGCCGAAATATTGGCCCGATTTCGACCGCGAAGAATATCGCCGCGCGCTCGAAACCTTCGCCTCACGCGACCGCCGCTACGGAAAAGTTTCCTCCGGCGAATACGAGGCGTCCAATGCCTAG
- a CDS encoding phosphatidate cytidylyltransferase, with protein sequence MPRRVLTSVLMAVIGLPAIIYGGVFYFVVFAIVLAGSAWEFVRMYRAVEFEPHEWVTIGGVLLTATARFFFAEAAIPILVLSIMVAMTVHVLAFERGRDKAALDFCITIAGIIYIGWLGSYLLDLRTLPAGGWWLMFILPLVWAGDTGAYSIGAVYGKHKMTPRLSPKKSWEGYFAGVFTAVIVGAFFSYAYSTLGPQPLGGLITPAKGAWFGLVVGALTPLGDLGESMLKRQSGMKDSSHVLPGHGGFLDRIDSWLWGAPLGFFLIQYFIF encoded by the coding sequence ATGCCTAGGCGCGTGCTGACTTCCGTTTTAATGGCGGTGATCGGCTTGCCCGCCATTATCTATGGGGGCGTTTTTTATTTTGTCGTGTTCGCCATCGTACTGGCAGGCAGCGCGTGGGAATTTGTGCGCATGTATCGGGCGGTCGAGTTTGAACCGCATGAATGGGTCACGATCGGAGGCGTGCTGTTGACAGCCACAGCGCGCTTCTTTTTTGCCGAAGCCGCGATTCCCATTCTTGTCCTTTCAATCATGGTCGCAATGACCGTTCACGTGCTTGCTTTCGAGCGCGGTAGAGACAAAGCCGCGCTGGACTTTTGCATCACGATTGCGGGCATTATCTACATTGGCTGGCTTGGTTCCTATTTGCTTGATTTAAGAACGCTTCCCGCCGGGGGATGGTGGCTGATGTTCATCCTGCCGCTGGTGTGGGCGGGCGACACGGGCGCGTATTCCATCGGCGCGGTCTACGGCAAACACAAAATGACGCCGCGTCTCAGCCCGAAGAAAAGTTGGGAGGGCTACTTCGCCGGTGTGTTCACCGCGGTGATCGTCGGCGCGTTCTTCTCGTACGCGTATTCCACACTGGGACCGCAACCGCTTGGCGGGCTGATTACCCCCGCGAAGGGCGCGTGGTTCGGGCTTGTCGTCGGCGCGTTGACTCCGCTCGGCGATCTTGGCGAGAGTATGCTCAAACGCCAGAGCGGCATGAAAGATTCAAGCCATGTTCTGCCCGGTCACGGCGGTTTTCTTGACCGCATCGATTCGTGGCTATGGGGCGCGCCGCTCGGCTTTTTTCTGATTCAATATTTTATTTTCTAA